A single genomic interval of Flavihumibacter rivuli harbors:
- a CDS encoding heme-binding domain-containing protein: MIKKILTALLVILLVLQVFRPKKDNNASAPSPANINQFASVPDDVDKLLRTSCYDCHSNTTVYPWYTNIQPIGWWLEDHIKEGKGELNFDEFGNYNLRRQYHKLEEVAELVKENEMPLKSYTLVHTEAKLSEEQKQQIILWTDKAMGDMRAKYPIDSLVKKK; encoded by the coding sequence ATGATCAAGAAGATCCTAACTGCTCTATTGGTGATCCTGCTGGTACTGCAGGTATTCCGTCCCAAAAAGGACAATAACGCCAGTGCGCCAAGCCCGGCCAATATCAACCAGTTCGCCAGTGTTCCCGATGATGTGGACAAGCTGCTCAGGACCAGTTGCTACGACTGCCATAGCAATACCACGGTATATCCCTGGTATACCAATATCCAGCCGATCGGCTGGTGGCTGGAAGACCATATCAAGGAAGGAAAAGGTGAACTGAACTTCGATGAATTTGGCAACTATAACCTTCGCAGGCAATACCACAAACTGGAGGAAGTAGCCGAGCTGGTAAAGGAAAATGAAATGCCTTTGAAGTCCTATACACTCGTGCATACCGAAGCCAAACTGAGTGAAGAACAAAAGCAACAGATCATTCTGTGGACCGATAAGGCCATGGGCGACATGAGGGCCAAATACCCGATCGACAGCCTGGTGAAGAAAAAGTAA
- the gpmI gene encoding 2,3-bisphosphoglycerate-independent phosphoglycerate mutase, with protein sequence MKKVILVIMDGWGLGTVPASDAIQHARVPFVSSLYQKYPHSTLVTCGEAVGLPDGQMGNSEVGHLNLGAGRIVYQELQRINVAIREGEFFKNPVLLEAIRTARANNKALHLLGLVSDGGVHSHINHLKALLTLCQQEGLDKVFVHAFTDGRDTDPKSGLAFITELQQHIDATTGKIATVSGRYYAMDRDKRWERVKLAYDALVKGTGEHAANAIDAVKASYGKNITDEFILPTVITNGNGEPIATIQNDDVAICFNFRTDRCREITEVLTQQDFPEFGMKQLALHYTTMTEYDRTFRNVHVVFENDNLNNTLGEVLAQNGRKQIRMAETEKYPHVTFFFSGGREQPFEGESRIMMPSPKVATYDLKPEMSAYELTDALLPEISKEEADFICINYANADMVGHTGIWEAAIKAVETVDQCVQKVVTAALEHGYTVFLTADHGNADYMVNEDGTPNTAHTLNLVPFFIIDKDWKGNIANGKLGDIAPTVLTMMGLPIPKEMTGNTLI encoded by the coding sequence ATGAAAAAAGTTATTCTGGTGATCATGGATGGATGGGGACTGGGCACTGTCCCGGCCAGTGATGCCATTCAGCATGCACGTGTACCATTTGTTAGCAGTCTTTACCAAAAATACCCCCATAGCACCCTGGTTACCTGTGGCGAAGCAGTAGGCTTACCCGATGGCCAGATGGGGAATAGTGAAGTAGGCCACCTGAACCTGGGCGCAGGCCGAATCGTATACCAGGAGTTGCAACGCATCAATGTGGCCATCCGGGAAGGGGAATTCTTCAAGAACCCTGTGTTGCTGGAGGCTATTCGTACGGCCAGGGCCAACAATAAAGCCCTGCACCTGCTGGGGCTGGTAAGCGATGGTGGGGTTCACTCCCATATCAACCACCTCAAGGCCCTCCTCACCCTTTGCCAGCAGGAAGGCCTTGATAAAGTATTTGTCCATGCCTTCACCGATGGCAGGGATACCGACCCGAAAAGCGGTCTGGCCTTTATTACTGAGCTGCAGCAACATATCGATGCCACTACCGGCAAGATCGCTACCGTGAGCGGTCGCTATTACGCCATGGATAGGGATAAGCGCTGGGAAAGGGTTAAGCTGGCCTATGATGCCCTTGTTAAAGGCACTGGCGAACATGCGGCCAATGCCATTGATGCCGTTAAAGCCTCCTATGGTAAAAACATCACCGATGAGTTCATCCTGCCCACCGTCATTACTAACGGCAACGGGGAACCGATCGCAACCATCCAGAATGATGATGTTGCCATCTGTTTCAATTTCCGGACGGACCGTTGCAGGGAGATCACGGAAGTGCTCACCCAGCAGGACTTCCCGGAGTTCGGCATGAAACAGCTTGCCTTGCATTACACCACCATGACGGAATATGACAGGACCTTCAGGAACGTGCATGTGGTATTCGAGAACGACAACCTGAACAATACCCTGGGTGAGGTACTTGCTCAAAATGGCAGGAAGCAGATCAGGATGGCAGAGACGGAAAAATACCCGCATGTTACCTTCTTCTTCAGCGGTGGCAGGGAACAACCCTTCGAAGGCGAAAGCCGGATCATGATGCCATCCCCCAAGGTGGCCACCTACGACCTTAAGCCCGAGATGAGCGCATATGAACTCACGGATGCACTGCTCCCAGAGATCAGCAAGGAAGAAGCGGACTTCATCTGTATCAACTATGCCAACGCGGACATGGTAGGCCATACCGGTATTTGGGAAGCAGCCATCAAGGCGGTGGAAACCGTTGACCAATGCGTACAGAAAGTAGTGACCGCAGCCCTTGAACACGGCTATACCGTGTTCCTGACTGCCGACCATGGCAATGCCGACTATATGGTGAATGAAGATGGCACACCCAATACCGCGCATACCCTTAACCTGGTTCCTTTCTTCATTATTGACAAGGACTGGAAAGGCAATATCGCCAACGGTAAGCTGGGAGATATAGCACCGACTGTTTTAACCATGATGGGACTGCCCATCCCCAAGGAAATGACAGGCAATACATTAATCTAA
- a CDS encoding DUF4783 domain-containing protein gives MKKFIGLILLTTSILLSSFTGTLEIDTVVVALKSGNVSLLSRYFDSRVEIALPEKTDSYSRSQAEMVVKDFFSSNGGVKNFELKHRGENNGANYVIGVLSTSNGRYRTTLFMKVKGDKQFLQEMRFQQE, from the coding sequence ATGAAAAAATTTATTGGGCTTATCCTATTGACAACCAGTATTTTGTTGAGTTCTTTCACCGGTACCCTGGAAATTGATACGGTAGTAGTGGCACTCAAATCTGGTAATGTCTCCTTACTGTCAAGATACTTTGACAGCAGGGTTGAAATTGCCCTGCCGGAGAAAACGGATAGCTATAGCCGAAGCCAGGCCGAAATGGTGGTAAAGGATTTCTTCTCCAGCAATGGCGGGGTGAAGAACTTCGAACTGAAGCACCGCGGTGAGAACAATGGTGCCAATTATGTGATCGGTGTCCTATCCACCTCCAATGGCCGTTACCGCACCACCCTTTTCATGAAAGTAAAGGGGGATAAGCAATTCCTCCAGGAGATGAGGTTCCAGCAGGAATAA
- the nadC gene encoding carboxylating nicotinate-nucleotide diphosphorylase has translation MKEYIDAFLPGLIESALKEDIGDGDHSTLCCIPAGETGKAVLKIKEDGVLAGMEVAERIFRQMQTDIVFRPFKKDGEGMKNGEIAFEVEARVHTILQCERLVLNCMQRMSGIAGLTRQYTDQLKGYKTRVLDTRKTTPNFRLLEKWAVAIGGGVNHRFALYDMIMLKDNHIDYCGGITRAVEKAWDYVQHKKPGLKIEVETRSIDDVKELVAVGKGKVFRIMLDNFTPDKIVEALAIIGNDFETEASGGINLTNLVDYAKTGVDFVSVGALIHQARSVDLSLKAV, from the coding sequence ATGAAGGAATACATTGATGCATTCTTACCCGGACTGATCGAATCGGCATTGAAGGAGGATATCGGGGATGGTGACCATTCCACCCTTTGCTGCATTCCTGCAGGTGAGACGGGTAAAGCCGTGCTGAAGATCAAGGAGGATGGTGTCCTTGCAGGCATGGAAGTGGCGGAAAGGATATTCAGGCAAATGCAAACGGATATCGTGTTCAGGCCATTCAAGAAGGATGGAGAGGGGATGAAGAATGGTGAGATCGCCTTCGAAGTGGAAGCCAGGGTGCATACCATCCTGCAATGTGAAAGGCTTGTCCTCAACTGCATGCAGCGGATGAGCGGCATTGCCGGGCTGACCAGGCAATATACCGACCAGCTGAAAGGCTATAAGACGCGGGTATTAGATACCCGCAAAACCACACCCAATTTCAGGCTATTGGAGAAATGGGCTGTTGCCATCGGCGGGGGCGTGAACCATCGCTTTGCCTTGTATGATATGATCATGTTGAAGGACAATCATATCGATTACTGTGGGGGCATCACCAGGGCTGTAGAAAAGGCATGGGATTATGTACAACATAAGAAGCCGGGACTTAAGATAGAAGTGGAAACCCGGTCCATTGATGATGTGAAGGAGTTGGTTGCGGTGGGTAAGGGCAAGGTGTTCCGGATCATGCTCGATAATTTCACCCCCGACAAAATAGTGGAGGCCCTGGCCATTATCGGCAATGATTTCGAGACCGAAGCCAGTGGGGGGATCAACCTAACTAACCTGGTTGACTATGCGAAAACAGGGGTTGATTTTGTAAG